From the Opitutia bacterium genome, one window contains:
- the mdoH gene encoding glucans biosynthesis glucosyltransferase MdoH, producing the protein MGFRFKVPLLPFELRSPSRITRRRTAVVTFVVVVTATGSFLMGDLLWGMPLKGSAWVIWALFTLLFGLLSFGASQAAFGFLARRGRGDRATIFNTLPEDPSTVPLAPTAIVLPVYNEEVTRVFAGLRAIYKSIERTGQIEHFDFFILSDSTEPDQWIKEELAWVELCRELGARGRIFYRKRRINSNKKAGNIGDFLRRWGRRFRYMVVLDADSVMAGESIVTMVRLMERNPRAGLIQSAPALMGAETLFARVLQFSSRLYGPIFLAGLNYWQQSEGNYWGHNAIIRVKAFIDHCALPQLPGREPFGGRILSHDFVEAALLRRAGYEVWLTPGLEGSYEELPPTLIDYAKRDRRWAQGNMQHVWLVFARGLHSVSRVHFAMGILAYSSSLFWFVSLVIGTLFMVGFNRTGLTWMPEPGVAYLLGLPAGAQGGVLAVATFVLLFLSKVLAVFDLALQPGGTARFGGLGKVCAGVLGEVLFSILLAPVLMLFHAKFVVSIILGSGVKWVTQRRDSEDTINWREAYETHKGHLALGLIWTLVLVLFAPGLLAWMSPVLLGMILAVPFSAFTALRRYGQAAQRAGIFCTPDELDPPAELRELQAKLEEPATAAFSAEMGGRDVAFTRAIVDPYVNAVHRCQLRDRRARAEAITEYFRMMQEHLLREGPAAMKSHEKLALLADADSMDRLHREVWTRPLSELAPWWRDALAGYSPRAVA; encoded by the coding sequence ATGGGCTTCCGCTTCAAAGTCCCGCTGCTGCCCTTCGAGCTGCGCTCGCCCTCGCGCATCACGCGCCGGCGCACCGCGGTCGTGACCTTCGTCGTCGTCGTCACCGCCACCGGCTCGTTCCTGATGGGCGACCTGCTCTGGGGCATGCCGCTCAAGGGCTCCGCGTGGGTGATCTGGGCGCTGTTCACGCTGCTCTTCGGGTTACTCTCGTTCGGCGCGTCGCAGGCGGCCTTCGGCTTCCTCGCGCGCCGCGGGCGTGGCGACCGCGCCACGATTTTCAACACGCTGCCGGAGGACCCGTCGACCGTTCCGCTCGCGCCGACCGCGATCGTGTTGCCCGTCTACAACGAGGAAGTGACCCGCGTCTTCGCCGGTTTGCGCGCCATCTACAAATCCATCGAGCGCACCGGCCAGATCGAGCATTTCGATTTCTTCATCCTCAGCGATTCGACCGAGCCCGACCAGTGGATCAAGGAGGAACTCGCTTGGGTCGAACTCTGCCGCGAGCTCGGCGCGCGCGGCCGCATTTTCTACCGCAAGCGTCGCATCAACTCGAACAAGAAGGCCGGCAACATCGGCGACTTCCTGCGCCGCTGGGGCCGCCGTTTCCGCTACATGGTTGTGCTCGATGCCGACAGCGTGATGGCGGGCGAGTCGATCGTCACGATGGTGCGCCTGATGGAGCGCAACCCGCGCGCCGGCCTCATCCAGTCCGCGCCCGCGCTCATGGGCGCCGAGACGCTCTTCGCGCGCGTGTTGCAATTCTCTTCGCGGCTCTACGGCCCGATCTTTCTCGCCGGCCTGAACTACTGGCAACAGAGCGAGGGTAATTACTGGGGGCACAACGCCATCATCCGCGTGAAGGCGTTCATCGACCACTGCGCGCTGCCGCAATTGCCCGGACGCGAACCGTTCGGCGGTCGCATCCTCTCACACGATTTCGTCGAGGCCGCGCTGCTGCGTCGCGCCGGTTACGAAGTGTGGCTCACGCCGGGACTCGAGGGCAGTTACGAGGAGTTGCCGCCGACGCTGATCGACTACGCCAAGCGCGACCGCCGTTGGGCGCAGGGCAACATGCAGCACGTGTGGCTGGTCTTCGCGCGCGGCCTGCACAGCGTCAGCCGCGTGCACTTTGCGATGGGCATCCTCGCCTACAGCTCGTCGCTCTTCTGGTTCGTGTCGCTCGTGATCGGCACGCTCTTCATGGTGGGCTTCAATCGCACCGGTCTCACTTGGATGCCCGAGCCCGGCGTGGCATACCTCCTGGGCCTGCCCGCCGGGGCGCAGGGGGGCGTGCTCGCGGTCGCGACGTTCGTGTTGCTCTTCCTCTCGAAGGTCCTCGCTGTGTTCGATCTCGCGCTGCAACCCGGCGGCACGGCGCGTTTCGGCGGCCTCGGCAAAGTCTGCGCGGGCGTGCTCGGCGAAGTGCTGTTCTCCATCCTGCTCGCGCCGGTGCTGATGCTCTTCCACGCGAAATTCGTCGTCTCGATCATCCTCGGCAGCGGCGTGAAATGGGTCACCCAGCGCCGCGACAGCGAGGACACGATCAACTGGCGCGAAGCCTACGAGACGCACAAGGGCCACCTCGCGCTCGGTCTCATCTGGACGCTCGTGCTGGTGCTCTTTGCGCCGGGGCTGCTGGCGTGGATGTCACCGGTGCTGCTCGGCATGATTCTCGCGGTGCCCTTTTCCGCGTTCACCGCGCTCCGCCGCTACGGACAGGCCGCGCAACGCGCCGGCATCTTCTGCACGCCGGATGAACTCGACCCGCCGGCCGAGTTGCGCGAATTGCAAGCCAAGCTCGAGGAGCCCGCGACCGCGGCGTTCAGCGCGGAAATGGGCGGACGCGACGTGGCGTTCACGCGCGCGATCGTCGACCCCTACGTCAACGCCGTGCACCGCTGCCAGCTGCGCGACCGGCGCGCGCGGGCCGAGGCGATCACGGAATATTTCCGCATGATGCAGGAACACCTGTTGCGCGAGGGACCCGCGGCCATGAAGTCGCACGAGAAACTCGCGCTGCTCGCCGACGCCGACTCAATGGACCGCCTGCACCGCGAAGTCTGGACGCGTCCGCTGAGTGAGCTCGCCCCGTGGTGGCGCGACGCGCTCGCCGGTTATTCGCCGCGCGCCGTGGCCTGA
- a CDS encoding toll/interleukin-1 receptor domain-containing protein, translated as MSQDPAPAGRPSVFLSYASEDRPAIRKLRDALNEVGVDAWYDENELTGGEAWDAKIRRQIRECTYFMPVISTRASARLEGYFRREWRFALERMLDMADEVVFLLPVAIDESTEATSRVPEKFLTVQWLRVPGGDATPAFRELARRLAAGGPQRLHHAPAAAPRPAQVARAPEYLPPSAPVAPASGWRKLWHSWLKLPSWSRILACALLVVAALNAFTNCSMSMESAPPQKSSQPEDVAAKADDPRRRAEPNTAAAKRPVDLIIVTHSGASNGMALAGELFGKLVLLNGVRTSLSTMPLKEGETPAARGAALGARLVLSCAPATVDGQPVTWVRIERTVDGIAIWSADYPATENPGAIAREIYPQIVPLLLKKD; from the coding sequence ATGTCCCAAGATCCCGCCCCCGCCGGCCGCCCGTCCGTTTTCCTGAGCTACGCCTCCGAAGACCGGCCCGCCATCCGCAAGCTGCGCGACGCGCTGAACGAGGTCGGGGTCGACGCGTGGTATGACGAAAATGAGCTCACCGGCGGCGAGGCTTGGGACGCAAAAATCCGCCGCCAGATCCGCGAGTGCACCTACTTCATGCCCGTGATCTCCACCCGCGCGAGCGCCCGGCTCGAAGGCTATTTCCGACGTGAGTGGCGCTTCGCGCTCGAGCGCATGCTCGATATGGCCGACGAAGTCGTGTTTCTCCTGCCCGTGGCCATCGACGAATCGACGGAGGCCACCTCGCGGGTCCCCGAGAAATTCCTGACCGTGCAGTGGCTGCGCGTGCCCGGGGGCGACGCCACTCCGGCGTTCCGCGAACTCGCGCGACGGCTCGCCGCCGGCGGCCCGCAGCGCTTGCACCACGCGCCCGCAGCCGCGCCACGACCAGCCCAGGTCGCCCGCGCCCCGGAATACCTCCCGCCATCGGCCCCCGTCGCGCCGGCCAGCGGATGGAGAAAACTCTGGCACTCCTGGCTCAAGCTCCCGAGCTGGAGCCGCATCCTCGCGTGCGCCCTTCTCGTCGTCGCTGCGCTGAACGCGTTCACGAACTGCTCCATGAGCATGGAGAGCGCGCCCCCGCAGAAATCCAGCCAGCCGGAGGATGTCGCCGCGAAGGCCGACGATCCGCGGCGCCGGGCGGAGCCCAACACGGCCGCCGCAAAACGTCCGGTCGACCTGATCATCGTCACCCACTCGGGGGCGAGCAACGGCATGGCCCTCGCCGGTGAACTCTTCGGCAAACTGGTCCTGCTGAACGGCGTCCGGACAAGTCTCAGCACCATGCCCTTGAAGGAAGGCGAAACGCCTGCCGCCCGCGGGGCCGCCCTCGGCGCGCGCCTCGTGCTCTCCTGCGCTCCTGCCACGGTTGACGGGCAGCCGGTCACCTGGGTGAGAATCGAGCGCACGGTCGACGGCATCGCGATATGGAGTGCCGATTATCCCGCGACCGAAAACCCCGGCGCCATCGCCCGCGAAATCTACCCGCAGATCGTTCCGTTGCTGCTCAAGAAAGACTGA
- a CDS encoding chemotaxis protein, translating into MLQLASALQTQQYADMMHDALRGDAMAAVLAAQRGDHAMSQEVERDLHEHAQEIRAKMAENRQRPLDPHILAQLDAIGAPLDRYVKVVEESVTLSRRDLAAATNNFTAVQESFHELEDSMAKLSEAIEAAAHAANDESAAQFSRFMRRVLVAAGASFVLLAALSLVVARSIPRPFAALIQRLSEGAERNDTSSKALSENSAVLAEGASSQAASLEQTSASLEEISSMAKHNADGAGRAKELATQARHAADQGTQEVAAMNSAMSAITESSAGIAKIIKTIDEIAFQTNILALNAAVEAARAGEAGAGFAVVAEEVRALAQRSAVAARETAARIDDSVAKSRHGAEVCQKVAAGLQEIAAKSRGVDELVGEIARASSEQTQGIAQVNHAVAEMDKVIQGSAARAEEGAGIAHELIALSTELKSSIAELARLVGRVSAPAPASMIAAASSTPAAAPTPPRARQLATVRVV; encoded by the coding sequence ATGCTGCAACTCGCCAGCGCGCTCCAGACGCAGCAATACGCCGACATGATGCATGACGCTCTCCGCGGCGACGCGATGGCCGCCGTGCTCGCCGCGCAACGCGGGGACCACGCGATGTCCCAGGAGGTCGAGCGCGATCTCCATGAGCATGCGCAGGAAATCCGGGCCAAGATGGCCGAAAACCGCCAGCGTCCGCTCGACCCGCACATCCTCGCCCAACTCGACGCCATCGGCGCGCCGCTGGACCGCTACGTCAAAGTGGTCGAGGAAAGCGTGACCCTCAGCCGGCGCGATCTCGCGGCCGCGACCAACAATTTCACCGCCGTGCAGGAATCCTTCCACGAATTGGAGGACTCAATGGCCAAGCTCAGCGAAGCGATCGAGGCCGCCGCCCACGCCGCCAATGACGAAAGCGCGGCCCAGTTCTCACGGTTTATGCGTCGCGTGCTCGTGGCCGCCGGGGCGAGCTTCGTGCTGCTCGCCGCCCTGTCGCTGGTCGTCGCGCGCAGCATCCCGCGTCCTTTCGCGGCACTCATCCAGCGCCTCAGCGAGGGCGCCGAACGCAACGATACTTCGTCGAAGGCGCTGTCGGAGAACAGCGCGGTGCTCGCCGAGGGAGCGTCGTCGCAGGCGGCATCGCTCGAACAAACCTCCGCCTCCCTCGAGGAGATTTCCAGCATGGCCAAGCACAACGCCGACGGCGCCGGTCGTGCCAAGGAACTGGCCACGCAGGCCCGACACGCCGCCGATCAGGGCACGCAGGAGGTGGCCGCGATGAACAGCGCCATGTCCGCGATCACGGAATCGAGCGCCGGCATCGCGAAGATCATCAAGACCATCGACGAGATCGCCTTCCAAACCAACATCCTCGCGCTCAACGCGGCCGTCGAGGCCGCCCGGGCAGGCGAGGCCGGGGCGGGTTTCGCCGTCGTCGCGGAGGAAGTCCGCGCGCTGGCCCAGCGCAGCGCGGTGGCCGCGCGCGAGACTGCGGCGCGCATCGACGACTCCGTTGCGAAAAGCCGGCATGGCGCCGAGGTTTGCCAGAAGGTGGCCGCCGGACTTCAGGAGATCGCCGCGAAATCGCGAGGCGTCGACGAGCTCGTCGGCGAAATCGCCCGCGCCTCCTCCGAGCAGACGCAAGGGATCGCGCAGGTGAACCACGCGGTGGCGGAAATGGACAAGGTAATCCAAGGCAGCGCCGCCCGCGCCGAGGAAGGCGCCGGCATCGCCCACGAGCTCATCGCACTATCCACGGAGTTGAAATCGTCGATCGCCGAGCTGGCCCGGCTGGTCGGACGCGTATCCGCGCCCGCACCGGCCAGCATGATCGCCGCCGCCAGCTCCACGCCCGCGGCCGCGCCAACGCCTCCCCGTGCCCGCCAGCTCGCCACCGTCAGGGTGGTTTAA
- the trxB gene encoding thioredoxin-disulfide reductase, protein MSAPQIENVVIVGTGCAGLTAAIYTGRANLQPLVIEGSLPGGQLTTTSEVENFPGFPEGVDGFMLMQNLRKQAEKFGTRYESGTVTGLDTSSWPHTLKLTDREIKAKVIIVATGASPRMTGIPGEKELYGGKGVTTCATCDGAFYRNMDVAVIGGGDSAAEEALFLTRFAKKVYLVHRRDTLRASKIMADRATSHPKIECVWDSVPVSVEGVAEGAVSGLKIKNVKTNAESVLPVKGVFVAIGHVPNTEPFKGAVDTDEQGYFVPVTGSQVRTKTPGVYVAGDCADHVFRQAITAAGMGCQAAIEAERWLAEHGG, encoded by the coding sequence ATGTCCGCCCCCCAAATCGAAAATGTCGTCATCGTCGGCACCGGTTGCGCCGGGCTCACCGCCGCCATCTACACCGGTCGCGCCAACCTGCAGCCGCTCGTCATCGAAGGCTCCCTGCCGGGCGGGCAGCTGACGACGACGTCCGAGGTGGAGAACTTCCCCGGTTTTCCGGAGGGCGTCGACGGCTTCATGCTGATGCAGAACCTCCGCAAGCAGGCGGAGAAATTCGGCACGCGCTACGAGAGCGGCACCGTGACCGGGCTCGATACCTCGAGCTGGCCGCACACGCTCAAGCTCACCGACCGTGAGATCAAAGCCAAGGTCATCATCGTCGCCACCGGCGCCTCGCCGCGCATGACGGGCATCCCGGGCGAGAAGGAACTCTACGGCGGCAAGGGCGTGACGACTTGCGCGACCTGCGACGGCGCGTTCTACCGCAACATGGACGTCGCGGTCATCGGCGGCGGCGACAGCGCGGCCGAAGAGGCGCTGTTCCTCACGCGCTTCGCCAAGAAAGTTTACCTCGTCCACCGCCGCGACACATTGCGCGCCTCGAAGATCATGGCGGACCGCGCGACCTCGCACCCGAAGATCGAATGCGTGTGGGACAGCGTGCCGGTCTCCGTCGAAGGCGTCGCCGAGGGCGCCGTCTCCGGCCTGAAGATCAAGAACGTGAAGACGAACGCCGAGAGCGTGCTCCCCGTGAAGGGCGTCTTCGTCGCCATCGGCCACGTGCCGAACACCGAGCCGTTCAAAGGCGCGGTGGATACGGACGAGCAGGGCTATTTCGTGCCGGTCACCGGTTCGCAAGTGCGCACGAAGACGCCCGGCGTCTATGTCGCGGGCGATTGCGCCGACCACGTTTTCCGGCAGGCCATCACCGCCGCCGGCATGGGTTGCCAAGCCGCGATCGAAGCCGAACGCTGGCTCGCCGAGCACGGTGGCTAA
- a CDS encoding NAD(P)H-binding protein — translation MATALLAGGSGLVGGYLLQELLAAPEYDRVVAVARRPLGVEHPKLTQITTEFAALRQLAPPLRGDDAFCCLGTTIKKAGSREAFRAVDQGAVLAFAWAAQQGGAKRFFHVSSMGADAASRFFYTRVKGETDHALEVMNFDTLGVFRPSLLLGPRTEYRLGERLSAVGLAMAAPFLVGSWRKFRAIEAEVVARAMVRASFGRGPRGTLIFESGEIQDLGRR, via the coding sequence ATGGCCACTGCGCTCCTTGCCGGCGGGTCCGGACTTGTCGGCGGTTATCTTCTCCAAGAGTTACTCGCCGCGCCGGAATACGATCGCGTGGTGGCGGTCGCGCGCCGCCCGCTCGGAGTGGAGCACCCGAAGCTCACGCAGATCACCACGGAGTTCGCCGCGCTACGGCAGCTCGCCCCGCCGCTGCGCGGAGACGACGCGTTCTGCTGCCTCGGCACGACGATCAAGAAGGCGGGTTCGCGCGAGGCGTTCCGCGCCGTCGACCAAGGCGCCGTGCTGGCGTTTGCGTGGGCGGCGCAGCAGGGCGGCGCGAAGCGTTTCTTCCATGTCTCGTCGATGGGGGCGGACGCGGCCTCGCGATTTTTCTACACCCGTGTGAAAGGCGAAACGGATCACGCGCTGGAAGTGATGAACTTCGATACGCTCGGCGTTTTTCGCCCAAGCCTGTTGCTCGGTCCGCGGACGGAATATCGACTGGGCGAGCGGCTCAGCGCGGTGGGGCTGGCGATGGCCGCGCCGTTCCTCGTCGGAAGCTGGCGCAAATTCCGCGCGATCGAAGCCGAAGTGGTGGCGCGGGCGATGGTGCGCGCGTCGTTCGGGCGCGGACCGCGCGGGACGCTTATTTTCGAGTCGGGCGAGATTCAGGATCTCGGCCGTCGTTAG
- the thpR gene encoding RNA 2',3'-cyclic phosphodiesterase has protein sequence MSPLRLFVALTPPAVVRSDLAALADDFLADTRWVPADNLHLTLRFIGDLSPEKQEHIEAALARVRVEPFVLPVGGLGVFPPRGPAKVLWAGVGTGHTRLFQLRKQVDEALLSVDMTIDVRTFAPHFTVARLGEQTDAKRLDKFLHRHRAFEAPPFRVASFELYASELRAGSPPAYRVVRSFALEA, from the coding sequence ATGAGTCCGCTGCGCCTCTTCGTCGCCCTCACGCCGCCCGCCGTCGTGCGCTCCGACCTCGCGGCACTGGCGGACGACTTCCTCGCCGACACGCGCTGGGTGCCAGCGGACAACCTGCACCTCACGCTGCGTTTCATCGGCGACCTGTCGCCGGAAAAACAGGAGCACATCGAGGCCGCGCTCGCGCGCGTGCGCGTGGAGCCGTTCGTGCTGCCGGTGGGCGGGCTCGGTGTGTTTCCCCCGCGCGGCCCGGCCAAGGTGCTGTGGGCCGGCGTAGGCACCGGACACACGCGGCTCTTTCAACTGCGCAAGCAAGTCGACGAGGCGCTGCTCTCGGTCGACATGACGATCGACGTGCGGACGTTCGCGCCGCACTTCACGGTCGCGCGGCTCGGCGAGCAGACCGACGCGAAGCGCCTAGACAAATTTCTGCACCGCCACCGCGCGTTCGAAGCGCCGCCGTTCCGCGTGGCGTCGTTCGAGCTCTACGCGAGCGAGCTGCGCGCCGGGTCGCCGCCGGCGTATCGGGTGGTGCGGAGCTTCGCGCTGGAGGCGTGA
- a CDS encoding D-alanyl-D-alanine carboxypeptidase family protein has protein sequence MLVARAHDDGKAIRLTPRAAAAWRRMRDAAAADGLTLLPLSGFRSVARQTKIIRGHLAKGRPLADILRYVAAPGCSEHHTGRAIDIGSPDESAHFEATFDRTKEYRWLRRRAAEFGFTLSYPRNNPHHIGYEPWHWFLGTPPKKLQSQSA, from the coding sequence GTGCTCGTCGCCCGCGCGCACGACGATGGCAAAGCCATCCGGCTCACGCCGCGCGCGGCCGCTGCCTGGCGCCGGATGCGCGATGCCGCCGCCGCGGACGGCCTGACGCTGCTGCCGCTCTCCGGATTCCGCAGCGTGGCCCGCCAAACGAAGATCATCCGCGGCCACCTCGCGAAAGGCAGGCCGCTGGCGGACATCCTGCGCTACGTCGCAGCGCCCGGCTGCAGCGAGCACCACACCGGACGCGCGATCGACATCGGATCGCCGGACGAGAGCGCCCACTTCGAGGCCACCTTCGACCGCACCAAGGAATATCGCTGGCTGCGGCGTCGCGCGGCCGAATTTGGGTTCACCCTCTCGTATCCCCGCAACAATCCACACCACATCGGATACGAGCCGTGGCATTGGTTTTTGGGGACACCCCCAAAAAAACTCCAGAGCCAGTCGGCCTGA
- a CDS encoding DUF481 domain-containing protein: MKHTLHRILASSLVVLALASAARADRIELTDGSVVNGKLLSADQGQFKVETKFAGVITIAQDQIKAFSTDEAVNVGLKAGTQVLGTVASTGGGIAVTAADGQMSASAANVVAVWRPGEDSPAIREAKAAAEKLKRRWAYEAGVAINGRTGGSEKFAGALGFKATLESSEDKLMFNAAINRAQENGNQTADDWKAGVDYSSFFTGSAVWYARTELSKDKIKNITLRSNSAFGVGRKLVKTDAQDLEVRFGVGYIYETYTGVTPDFSSAGLDLAVINKQTIGWATMNNSLTYTPSFKDFSNYRAVHETTFDLPIKSGDFWKLRMGVNNDYQSQPAGNATKLDTTYFTALILNWK; this comes from the coding sequence ATGAAACACACCCTTCACCGCATCCTCGCGAGCTCCTTGGTGGTGCTCGCCCTCGCCAGCGCCGCCCGCGCCGACCGCATCGAGCTGACCGACGGCTCCGTCGTGAACGGCAAGCTCCTCTCCGCCGATCAGGGCCAGTTCAAGGTCGAGACGAAGTTCGCCGGCGTGATCACCATCGCGCAGGACCAGATCAAGGCCTTCTCGACCGACGAGGCCGTGAACGTCGGCCTGAAGGCCGGCACGCAGGTGCTCGGCACCGTCGCCTCCACCGGTGGCGGCATCGCCGTGACCGCCGCCGACGGCCAGATGTCCGCCAGCGCCGCCAACGTCGTCGCCGTCTGGCGCCCGGGCGAGGACAGCCCCGCCATCCGCGAGGCCAAGGCCGCCGCCGAGAAACTCAAGCGCCGCTGGGCCTACGAGGCCGGCGTCGCGATCAACGGCCGCACGGGCGGCTCCGAAAAATTCGCCGGCGCGCTCGGCTTCAAGGCCACGCTCGAGAGCAGCGAGGACAAGCTGATGTTCAACGCCGCGATCAACCGCGCGCAGGAAAACGGCAACCAGACCGCCGACGACTGGAAAGCCGGAGTCGACTACTCCTCGTTCTTCACCGGCTCCGCCGTGTGGTATGCCCGCACCGAGCTCTCGAAGGACAAGATCAAGAACATCACCCTGCGCTCGAACTCCGCGTTCGGTGTCGGCCGCAAGCTCGTGAAGACCGACGCACAGGACCTCGAGGTGCGCTTCGGTGTGGGCTACATCTATGAGACCTACACGGGCGTGACGCCGGACTTCAGCTCCGCCGGCCTCGACCTCGCCGTGATCAACAAGCAGACCATCGGCTGGGCCACGATGAACAACTCGCTGACCTACACGCCGTCGTTCAAGGATTTCTCGAACTACCGCGCCGTGCACGAGACGACCTTCGACCTGCCGATCAAGTCCGGCGATTTCTGGAAGCTGCGCATGGGCGTGAACAACGACTACCAGAGCCAGCCCGCGGGCAACGCCACGAAGCTCGACACGACCTACTTCACCGCGCTGATCCTGAACTGGAAGTAA
- a CDS encoding membrane dipeptidase, translated as MSAPGPHDGFFTFDTHIDTPTASLMRDGWDFGVRHERAADRTQCDLPRMADGGVDALGFAVFVTQAARTPPGFALAHEKAMQVFDRIHAVVAQHADRCGIALRADDGPRLKAEGKRALYLAIENSYSLGLDAGNVARFHARGVRMLGLNHMVHNDVADSSTDPRPPEWGGLSPFGKEVMAECNRLGIALDASHASDDALWDLLELSATPPLLTHSGCRAVCDHPRNIGDELLRALAAKGGVIQINALPIAVKNSPGNRQTEEGAKLLLKLKDLVLTPEIRAQYAGEWARIDREHPAPKCTLEDYIAHVEHAVAVAGIDHVGIGCDFDGGGGVDGLDQVGDYPNLTRALRARGWSEEALAKLWGQNTLRVLRACETHAAR; from the coding sequence ATGTCCGCGCCCGGTCCGCACGACGGCTTCTTCACTTTCGATACGCATATCGACACACCCACGGCGTCGCTCATGCGCGACGGCTGGGATTTCGGCGTGCGACACGAGCGCGCCGCCGATCGCACGCAATGCGATCTGCCGCGCATGGCCGACGGCGGCGTCGACGCGCTGGGCTTCGCGGTGTTCGTGACGCAGGCCGCGCGCACGCCCCCGGGCTTCGCGCTGGCGCACGAGAAGGCGATGCAGGTCTTCGATCGCATCCACGCGGTCGTGGCGCAGCATGCGGACCGTTGCGGCATCGCGCTCCGCGCCGACGACGGCCCGCGACTCAAGGCCGAGGGCAAGCGCGCGCTCTATCTCGCCATTGAGAACAGCTACTCGCTCGGACTCGACGCGGGCAACGTGGCGAGATTCCACGCGCGCGGCGTGCGCATGCTCGGTCTGAATCACATGGTGCACAACGACGTCGCGGACTCGTCCACCGATCCGCGTCCGCCGGAGTGGGGCGGGCTGAGCCCGTTCGGCAAGGAAGTGATGGCCGAGTGCAACCGTCTCGGCATCGCGCTCGACGCCTCGCACGCGAGCGACGATGCGCTCTGGGATTTGCTCGAGCTGTCGGCCACGCCGCCGTTGCTCACCCACAGCGGTTGCCGCGCAGTGTGCGATCACCCGCGCAACATCGGCGATGAGCTGCTCCGCGCGCTCGCGGCGAAGGGCGGCGTGATCCAGATCAACGCGCTGCCCATCGCCGTGAAGAACTCCCCCGGCAACCGCCAGACCGAGGAAGGCGCGAAGCTCTTGCTCAAATTGAAGGACCTCGTGCTCACGCCGGAAATCCGCGCGCAATACGCGGGGGAGTGGGCGCGGATCGACCGCGAACATCCCGCGCCTAAGTGCACGCTCGAGGATTACATCGCGCACGTGGAGCACGCCGTGGCGGTCGCGGGCATCGATCACGTCGGCATCGGTTGCGATTTCGACGGCGGCGGCGGAGTCGACGGGCTCGATCAGGTCGGCGACTATCCGAATCTCACCCGCGCCCTGCGCGCGCGCGGCTGGAGCGAAGAGGCGCTGGCGAAGCTCTGGGGACAGAACACGCTGCGCGTCCTGCGCGCATGCGAAACGCACGCGGCGCGCTGA
- a CDS encoding copper-binding protein has product MKLRSVLLAFISLLPAALFAADSAKNCGCACCKGKEVCCCHAGDEKPAATAADSAPAPQTHPLKGVVVEVLADKSALVVKHEDIPGVMRAMTMMFRVEAEVLARVKKGDAITAQMGRDAEKKWILRDVKIVAP; this is encoded by the coding sequence ATGAAACTCCGCTCCGTCCTCCTCGCCTTCATCTCGCTGCTCCCCGCCGCGCTTTTCGCCGCTGACTCCGCCAAGAACTGCGGCTGCGCCTGCTGCAAGGGCAAGGAAGTCTGCTGCTGCCACGCCGGCGACGAGAAGCCCGCCGCGACCGCCGCCGACTCCGCTCCCGCTCCGCAGACGCACCCGCTCAAAGGCGTCGTGGTCGAAGTCCTCGCCGACAAATCCGCGCTCGTCGTGAAACACGAGGACATCCCCGGCGTGATGCGCGCGATGACAATGATGTTCCGCGTCGAAGCCGAAGTGCTCGCCCGCGTGAAGAAGGGCGACGCCATCACCGCGCAGATGGGCCGCGACGCGGAGAAGAAGTGGATTCTGCGCGACGTGAAGATCGTCGCGCCTTGA